The Methylocystis bryophila genome contains the following window.
CGAGTAAGACGCAGAGTTGTCGGCGTCATGGCGACAAGGCGTGAACATCACGGGCGCTTCGGGCGCTCGCCAATTCCCTCTCCCCGCGGGGGAGAGGGACGCTCTGTCGATAATGCAGACCTGGTTGAAAGTCGCCCCATGCCCCGCCGCCTGCTCGCCCTGTTTCTGCTCCTCCTCACCGCCGCAAACCAAGCCTACGCCCTCGACAAAATCAGCTTCGCCACCAATTGGCGCGCGCAGGCCGAGCATGGCGGCTTCTATCAGGCCGTCGCCGACGGGACTTTCGCTCGCTACGGCTTGAATGTCCGCATCGTGCAGGGCGGGCCGCAGATCAATGCGCGGCTGCTGCTCGCCGCGGGCCGCGTCGATTTCGCCATGGGCTCGAACCTCATCCAGACCTTCGACGCGGTGAAGCAGAAAATCCCCGTCGTCGACGTCGCGAGCCTTTTTCAGATCGATCCGGTGATCCTCATGTCGCATCCGGGCATGGGCTACGACCGTTTCCAGGATCTGCCGAAAGCGCCGACCGCCTTCATCGCCAGCGACATGCTGGTGTCGGTCTATCAGTGGCTGAAGAAGGACTATGGCTTTCGCGATGAAGCGGTGAAGCCCTATGGCTTCAACCCGGCGCCCTTCATCGCCGACAAGCGCTCGATCCAGCAGGGATATTTGACCTCGGAGCCGTTCCAGATCGAGCGTCAGGGCGGCTTCAAGCCCAATGTGTTCTTGCTCGCCGATTATGGCTATGACAGCTACTCGACGATGATCGAGACGCGCGCCGACACCATCGCCAAGAATCCGGATCTCGTGCAGCGCTTCGTCGACGCCTCGATCATCGGCTGGCGCAATTATCTCTATGGCGACAATCGCGCCGCCAATGCGCTCATCAAGCGCGACAATCCGGAAATCACCGACGATCTGATCGCCTTCTCGATCGCCCGCTTGAAGGAGCGGGGGATCGTCGACTCGGGGGACGCCAAGACGTTAGGCATCGGAATCATGACCGACGCGCGCGTGAGAAGCTTCTTCGACAAGATGGTCAAGGCCGGAGTCGTCCCGGCGGACTTG
Protein-coding sequences here:
- a CDS encoding ABC transporter substrate-binding protein, which translates into the protein MPRRLLALFLLLLTAANQAYALDKISFATNWRAQAEHGGFYQAVADGTFARYGLNVRIVQGGPQINARLLLAAGRVDFAMGSNLIQTFDAVKQKIPVVDVASLFQIDPVILMSHPGMGYDRFQDLPKAPTAFIASDMLVSVYQWLKKDYGFRDEAVKPYGFNPAPFIADKRSIQQGYLTSEPFQIERQGGFKPNVFLLADYGYDSYSTMIETRADTIAKNPDLVQRFVDASIIGWRNYLYGDNRAANALIKRDNPEITDDLIAFSIARLKERGIVDSGDAKTLGIGIMTDARVRSFFDKMVKAGVVPADLPYQNGYTLRFIGKGVGLEEGKK